The Primulina huaijiensis isolate GDHJ02 chromosome 9, ASM1229523v2, whole genome shotgun sequence genomic interval TGATGTATAAATAAAGGACTGCGACAACAATACTCTTGCATAAATTCTCATTAATTAAGTTACAGTCTAATGTTGAATGAAGATGCAAGAAGTATTATATTTAGATAATGTCAAGAGGAAGAACATATGAGACTTATAAACTTGGAGAATTCTCTTAAAGATTTTTGAGCACTCTTAATCCTCTCAAGATATACACTGCTAAGCACATAAAAAGAACATTCATCGAATCTTCAAAGATCATCAAAGGCTTCCGTCAACTCACTCGACTGTTTCTTGCAAAGATGGTTTGTGAAGTTTTTCGGTAGATTGAATCAAATGATTCATTAGTTTTACTTCTTTTGTGTTCTATTGGTTATTAACTGTGAGTCTTACCCATTTGTGATAATATTAGGAGTTTCAACTTATGTTGTGGATAAGACCTAATGTTAAAGTGAGTTGTTACAAGgtgttcaaaataaaaaaaagtcttctagtgaaatcATTCCTAAATGTAAGAACGGGTGACATAGGAGCTtgagtctctgaacatccataaaatactTGTGTCATTTCTTTATTGtaattatttatcttattattCTGTTATATTTGAGTATATAATTTCATAAGAATCATCAGACCTTTTTTCGCAAAAATTTGTGGTACGATCATTTCTTAAAGTGTTGAAAAAATCGAGTTTTGTATAATTAACACTATTGAGGCCGGTCGCATTATTCGACaacttttaaagaaaattttaaaagagtttattcacccacAAAACTCTAACTCGATCCTAACATAGTGGTTCATGGCACATGCGATGCGTATGATCCATAGAAAATGGagatgaaattattatttttttattttaaaatgaaaattattatttttaaactctTATTATTTAGTTAAAGTTGAGACTCATTGACTAACTAGCTTCTAATTGATTTACTGACCCTATTTGAAATTACAAGCATACATTCGTTACATAAATTtattgaagaaaattttttcCTCCTAAAATATTAATCGTTCTTTTTAAATCTTCCATcctatatttatgtatattttaaaattcagtaattcaataatttgaaaataataaaaattataatcttTAGATAAATATTTCAACACGTAACGTGAGCAAAAAACACTTGTTTAAATATAGGAGGAGATAATAAAGAAAGCGAAAAATGAGATAAGGGAGTTTAACATTTTGGaatttaaaagatatttttggaatataaaattttaatgagaCCGTTTCATGAGTCATTTTTTTGTGATATTGATCTCCTGCATAATTTGACCTatgaaaaaatgttattttttatgttaaaaatattaattcacaACAAGTATAGATCGTGTCGATCTTTCTCACACATATAGATATGTGATCTAGTTTTTTGATATTATGAAAAAGCTAATTCAACGTACCAAAATTCAGTTAATCTAATGATTCACTAACACATATCCATAGTTTACCTAATATACATCCTAAACTGTGGTTATATATTTATCGTAATAAAAAAAGGAGTAATATATCAATTTGAAAGTGAATTTGTTTTGGGAGTTTGACCACGCGACCAATATGAAGTGTGAAATCTTTATAATatgttacatatatatatatatatatatatagatattaaatattaaattaacatTCTAATATCTAATTCTAATATAACAAAAAGAGTAAAGTAATCACTAATAGATTACAATCAAATTTACTTTTGTATGCAAtctataattaatatttattaattattgcaCCACTAAATTTCCTTAAAAAGTGTAATTTcttttagtattattttttccccaaaatacatcaaattaataatattaagatATAATTAAGATTGTttacaaagttttttttttttttttaatgaatggCAAATATTATTCTTACATAACAAAATACTCATTCCCAATGGACCTTTATTTATGCAGAGGAGAAGGTCTAAAGAGTTGAAGTTGCAGCAAAAAGGCCTTCAAACTGACCTCCCAAGAATCATCAATGGAGTTGGAATTTGATCTCGAAAACCCATTCCCGCCTTCGGATCAAAACCTCCCATCGATGTTATTCGAAATCGAAACCGATCACATGCCTCTCCAATCCTACACCCAAACTTTGCTGCTCGATTCTGCAGATTCACATATGATCTCTACGCGCCGCCGGGAAGCCATTTCTTCGATCCTTCGTCTGCCTCGGAAGGACGACGACCCGTTCGTTCCGTATCTCGCCATTAATTACATGGATCGCTTCGTCTCCTCTCAGCGCATACAGATTAGGAAGCTATGGATGCTGAAGCTCGCCGCTGTTTCTTGTGCTCTACTAGCATTCAAAATGTTGAGGCCGGACTGTGCCGTTCCTGTTCCTCATCTTCAggtaattaatatttaatatatattaaaaaagtatggataaaatttaaattttcaattttatttacgAATTTGATCTCGTTCTTGCCTGTCgaacttgaaaataaaaaataaagagaaaaacTCCTTATCTAAAATCAAtcgacatttaaaaaaaaaaaaaaaatcaaacccaAAGCAATTACAAATTGAATACATgtgttttgattttcttttttcacgTAAACtattatgagacggtctcacgagtcaattttgtaatcagatattctatatggatcatccaaaaaaaatattctttttatgtcgaatatattaatttttattgtaaatatgcacaacagtTATCCGTCTCACGACCGTCTTATAAAAgacctatttttttttatacatgaaATTTTGTGTTTTGCGTACGAAGATATGCTATCTGCCGGTCGAAACACCTTCGCATGAAAGGGAGAATAGATTTATAATGTTGGAAAGTAGTTGTGAATATGTCATGATTATCTTGtatgagtcgtattttgtgtaGTATGATTTGtaataaagatttaaaagaacaaaacataaactttaatttgacttattaatttgtttctgaaaggaaagaaaaggaaaaaaataaccGACGATTCAATCTGAACCCTTAATCGGCTGATCAAGGTCGAACCGCGGTCACGTCTAGATTTTGTACACCAATTATACATCCCATTCCGAGGTGATCTCCAACTAGGAGTGTCAATTCCGGTGGATTGGATCGGGTTGAGCATtagtattattcaaaaattgctcaacacAACCCGAACCCGATTCAATCCGAAAACTCTCAACTCAAACCCAAATAAACTAGATCAaccttattttgaatttttttttaaaaaaattaaataaaattcaaaaaaaattaatttaagcacataataacaaaatctccctcatatatatgatttacatttgaaaatctaattgtagaaaaataaagtatatttactaaatcaaataaataattgtttcaaaaataaaaatgttcaaaataaatactaaattatgaaaatttatgatatagatatacaataaatattttttcaaacatataatatataaaattgtaggcaatatttattaattatatatttttttaaaaaaaataaaattttcgagTCAACTTGAACCCAACCCAACTCCATCATTTTTTTGGGGTCAACTttcgggtccaacccgatctgacctgAACCCGAAAATCCTAAACCCCAACCTGATTTTTCTCTAGTTGATggatcgtgtctgattttgacacctcTATCTTCAACCCATCgtgttattttgtaattttcacATTTCctcaaaaaatctaaaattcttGTCAAGTTTAACATAATGTTTTAGTTACATATATTGAGTTATTATTTAGATAAATTAAGTTAGttacattttataaaaataaattaatatttaaatatattagtaAATTATGAGTAGATATTtgattgaataaaataataaaacattctAAGAACTAAgaataaatatgttagaaacgaGCTTTATATTTCATGCAAAAATTGTGCTATTTTGAGANAATTTATGCATgcatggatatatatatatatatatatagacacacacacacacaccaatttctctaatttattttataatttttgtggGCATGCATGCAGGAGGATGGCGATTATATATTCGATTCATTTACGATCAAAAGAATGGAAGTAATAATCCTTGAAGCTCTTCAATGGCGAATGCGTTCCATTAAtccattttcttttttgaattaTTACATCTCATTATTCGAATTCGACGGACGACCTTCGATTCAAGCATTGAAGCATAGAGCCACCGAAATTATTCTTAAATCTCAAAATggtgagtaaaaatattttatgaaacttaaattaattttatttttacgtgaagttattttagtttatttaacaaatttatggatgaaaattaattaatttttatttttagaaattaaACTGTTGGGATTCAAGCCATCAGTGATTTGTGCCTCTTCTCTTCTGTGCTCTGCTCAAGAATTGTTCCCTTTGCAATTTACCTGTTTCAGAAATGCTATCTCCACTTGTTCATATGTAAACGAGGTAAATAAAACTTTTACccaccttttttttaaaaaaattctcagAGTActaaaactttttttattttattatgtaaattctgtttataatttgaaatattatttcattGGCAAGTTACTGATTTATTATTtgggaaaatgattttttggtcCGTTAACTTATCCAATTTTGGATCTTTGTTAaatttttcagattttgattttgaaacaaaaacttttaatttttttcgacTATTTTGGTCTAATTGCTGATATGACATTGAAGATGTCACATCAGTATTTTCCGGTATCACATCagcaattaaatcaaaatagccgaaaaattaaaagttagtatAACAAAACTAAACTTGGAAAGCTTAATGCAACGAAACCCAAAATTGAACAAGATATTGGATTGATTTCCCTTATTATTTTAATAGATGTATGTCTTTTTAATCAAGTAAAGAGATCAGGTGTATATTATTGATTTAGgtaattaaataagaaaataatgTACTAATatgttttagaaaaatattaaaaacaatcaAAATAGAGATATCGATGCAATAAAtattggcaaaaatttgtgtgagacggtctcatgggtcgtattttatcaaacggatctcttatttgagtcatacataaaaaaatattactttttatactaatagtattactttttattgtaaatatcgatagggttgactcgtctcacagataaagattcgtgagaccgtctcacaagagacctactcataaatATTTGAGAGTATATACTATTTAACTCTTAATCAAATTTATAAACTGGTTCAATCAATAGCAAGTTTCtagtttaatatttaaaatataacggagaaaaaaagtaaaatgGGTCATGTgatttggttttattttattttttgttcccCAATTAGTCAACATTGAGTTTTAGTGCGATatcttttattcttttgcaattTTACTCTTTTTTTCATCTGAGTACAGACATGATGCCAATTATTGTGGGATATTGTCGATGTATCTGACGCCACATCCTTACAACGGCTAAAAATGactaatttcaaaataaataaagttatcAAAATAAACCTAGATTTAACTAAATAGAGGACCAAAATCAAAATGATGTCAACTTATCGGACAAAATTGGCAATTTTTctgattataataaaatatttagaatTCTTGAAAGGTCAGTTAATCAGGTTAATGCGTGTGTGTTTTGCAGGAAGATTTAT includes:
- the LOC140985435 gene encoding putative cyclin-D6-1 translates to MELEFDLENPFPPSDQNLPSMLFEIETDHMPLQSYTQTLLLDSADSHMISTRRREAISSILRLPRKDDDPFVPYLAINYMDRFVSSQRIQIRKLWMLKLAAVSCALLAFKMLRPDCAVPVPHLQEDGDYIFDSFTIKRMEVIILEALQWRMRSINPFSFLNYYISLFEFDGRPSIQALKHRATEIILKSQNEIKLLGFKPSVICASSLLCSAQELFPLQFTCFRNAISTCSYVNEEDLSNCYNVMQEAGIES